The following coding sequences are from one Hippopotamus amphibius kiboko isolate mHipAmp2 chromosome 9, mHipAmp2.hap2, whole genome shotgun sequence window:
- the LOC130828988 gene encoding uncharacterized protein LOC130828988 isoform X2, protein MCAINHLVANNNSACWPWVCQWRLHFASALLVGVASQACISLGPRFGAGEAPAPTRGLCGLRPPCAALPAHTRTRASRRRRRGPPATARPGAGPGNAAALGRGAGLSGRTGELPRGCGRSGEPPAADDLRAPGSPRGARRRRAWTALRHRDCHAHLTDQKPEVQKEKQETHTAETQRQAPSAEPGGAAGIPM, encoded by the exons ATGTGTGCCATAAATCATTTAGTTGCTAATAACAATTCTGCCTGTTGGCCCTGGGTTTGCCAGTGGCGTTTGCATTTTGCAAGCGCGCTCCTGGTCGGCGTGGCGAGCCAAGCCTGCATTTCATTAGGGCCGAGGTTCGGGGCAGGCgaggcccccgcccccacccggggCCTTTGTGGGCTGCGGCCCCCGTGCGCCGCCCtccccgcacacacccgcacccgcgcgagccgccgccgccgccgcggccctCCCGCCACCGCCCGCCCGGGCGCAGGGCCGGGGAACGCGGCGGCTCTCGGTCGCGGAGCGGGGCTCTCCGGCCGGACCGGAGAGCTGCCGCGTGGCTGCGGGCGCAGCGGGGAGCCGCCGGCCGCGGACGACCTACGCGCGCCCGGGTCGCCGCGCGGTGCCCGCCGTCGCCGG GCCTGGACAGCCCTCCGTCACAGGGACTGTCACGCCCATTTAACAGACCAGAAACCAGAGGTGCAGAAAGAGAAGCAAGAGACCCACACAGCTGAGACGCAGCGGCAGGCACCGTCAGCTGAGCCGGGTGGGGCGGCGGGGATACCAATGTGA
- the LOC130828988 gene encoding uncharacterized protein LOC130828988 isoform X1, protein MCAINHLVANNNSACWPWVCQWRLHFASALLVGVASQACISLGPRFGAGEAPAPTRGLCGLRPPCAALPAHTRTRASRRRRRGPPATARPGAGPGNAAALGRGAGLSGRTGELPRGCGRSGEPPAADDLRAPGSPRGARRRRRGGEQATELVSCISRVGRVAIDPGTATSKQPPLAQDLGRRQPQRGGHSPLLGASGEPPCASDTMANWHVADARGGGFGNLAAKHSPRELRLLPGISKSTFGGTEACWSSPEEFERWSQWRNATWE, encoded by the exons ATGTGTGCCATAAATCATTTAGTTGCTAATAACAATTCTGCCTGTTGGCCCTGGGTTTGCCAGTGGCGTTTGCATTTTGCAAGCGCGCTCCTGGTCGGCGTGGCGAGCCAAGCCTGCATTTCATTAGGGCCGAGGTTCGGGGCAGGCgaggcccccgcccccacccggggCCTTTGTGGGCTGCGGCCCCCGTGCGCCGCCCtccccgcacacacccgcacccgcgcgagccgccgccgccgccgcggccctCCCGCCACCGCCCGCCCGGGCGCAGGGCCGGGGAACGCGGCGGCTCTCGGTCGCGGAGCGGGGCTCTCCGGCCGGACCGGAGAGCTGCCGCGTGGCTGCGGGCGCAGCGGGGAGCCGCCGGCCGCGGACGACCTACGCGCGCCCGGGTCGCCGCGCGGTGCCCGCCGTCGCCGG AGGGGCGGGGAACAGGCCACGGAGCTGGTGTCCTGCATCAGCCGAGTAGGCCGCGTGGCTATTGATCCAGGGACAGCCACCTCCAAACAACCACCTCTTGCGCAGGACCTCGGGCGGAGACAACCGCAGAGGGGGGGGCATTCACCCCTCCTGGGTGCCTCTGGAGAGCCTCCCTGTGCCAGTGACACGATGGCAAACTGGCACGTGGCAGATGCCAGAGGCGGAGGGTTTGGAAACCTTGCTGCGAAACACTCACCCAGGGAGCTTCGGCTCCTTCCTGGAATTTCTAAAAGCACATTTGGAGGGACGGAGGCCTGCTGGTCGAGCCCAGAAGAATTTGAGCGCTGGTCTCAGTGGCGGAACGCAACCTGGGAGTGA